In the Tenuifilum sp. 4138str genome, TCTTCTTTTAACTCGTTAAAACCGCTTATTAATACCAGTCCGTTTAACACTGCCACACCAAACAGCACGATAAAGCCTACGCCTGCCGAAATACTAAACGGCATTCCCCGCAAGTAAAGCGAAAGTATTCCGCCCACTGCTGCCAGTGGGATGGCCATGTAAATCATCAGGGTTTGTTTAAACGATTTTGTGGCAAAGAAAACCAGCATAAATATCAATGCCAGAGCGAGTGGCACAACAAGTGAAAGCCGTTGGGTTGCCCTTTCGAGGTTTTCAAAAGCGCCGCCGTAGCGGATGTAATAGCCCGAAGGCAATTCCAGTTCTTCATCAAGTGTTTGCTGTATTTCTTCCACCAGCGATTTAACGTCCCTGCCTTCCACGTTAATGCCAACATACGTGCGCCTGTTGGTATTGTCGCGGCTGATTTGCATGGGCCCCGGCTGATAGCTTATTTCAGCTACCTCTTTCAGTGGTACCTGGTTACCGGTGGGGGTGTTTACAAACAGGTTCCGAAGGTCGTCAATGCTTTGGCGGTGTTCTTCGTCGAGGCGTACCACAAGGTCGAACATTCGCTCACCTTCGTAAATTACCCCGGCAACACCCCCGCTAAATGCTGTTTCAACCACAGTATTAAGGTCTTTAATTTTGAGTCCATACTGCCCCAGTTTGGTACGGTTATAGTTAACGGTTATTTGAGGCAATCCACTGGTTCTCTCAGCGCTTATTCCTTCAATACCCTCAATTCCCGCGATTAAGTCTGAAATTTCATCGGCTTTGTCGGCCAGCATATCCAGGTCATCGCCATATAATTTTATAGCCACATCCTGCCTGATACCAGTTAAAAGTTCGTTGAACCGCATTTCGATAGGCTGGGTAAATTCGTAGTTAATACCCGGCAACACACTTACCTTTTCCTTTACCTTGTCAATCAGTTCCTGTTTCGATTCGGCCTTTGTCCATTTGTCCTGTGGTTTAAGAATAACAAATATATCAGCAATATCCATGGGCATTGGGTCCATAGGAATATCAGCAACTCCAATACGGCTTTGAACAGACTCTACTTCGTCTGGAAAATTCTCCAGTACTATTTGTTCAAGACGGGTAGATGCATCCTTCACTTCCGATAATGATGTTCCCGGTTTCAGGAAAGCCTGGAAAGCAAAATCGCCTTCGTCCAGTTGAGGAATAAATTCGGCCCCCATACGTGAGAAAAGAAAACCACCCGAAACTAAAAGTATAAGTGCAATTCCCAATACAAGCCTTCCTTTGTGCAAAGCCCAGCCAATTACGGGTTCGTAAAGGTTTTCGAGTTTCTCTATAAAACGCTCGCCCCAGGTCTTTTTATCTGTTTTAGGCGGTCTCAGGAATAGCGCCGCCATCATGGGTATGTAAGTAAGGCACAGCACCATAACACCCAACACGGCAAACCCAAAGGTCATGGCCATAGGCTTAAACATTTTGCCTTCAACGCCCTGCAATGCCAGTACCGGGATAAAGACAATAAGGATAATAAGCTGACCGAAAAATGCAGAGTTCATCATTTTACTGGCTGAATTGTAGGCTATTTCATTTCGCCGGGGCAGGCCGATTTTTTTCCCGATAAACTCGTTCCGGTGCAGGTAAAAAATCATGCTTTCCACAATGATTACCGCTCCGTCAACCAGAATACCGAAGTCGATGGCTCCGAGGCTCATCAGGTTAGCCCACACACCAAATACTTTCATCATGATGAAAGCAAACAGCAAAGCCAGTGGTATGGTCGATGCCACCAGTAAACCGCCCCGAAGATTGCCAAGAAAAATAACCAGGACAAAAATTACAATCAGCGCCCCAATCGACAGGTTTTCGGCAACTGTGGATGTGGTGCTTTTTATCAGTTTGCTGCGGTCGAGGAATGGTTTTATTTCCACCCCTTCTGGTAAGGATTTTTGGATTAACGCCATGCGTTCTTTTACATCCTTGATTACATCGTTGGAGTTTTCACCCTTCAGCATCATCACGATACCGCCTACGGCTTCGCCTTTACCGTCTTTAGTAAAAGCCCCGTAACGCACAAAACTTCCGTGCTTTACTTTGGCTACATCCCTTATAAAAACAGGTTGCCCGTTTACATTGGCTACTGGTGTGTTGCGTATATCATCAATCGAACGCATTAAACCTTCGCCACGGATAAAGTTGGCCTGAAAATTTTTCTCAATATAAGCCCCTCCGGTATTCTGATTATTATCTTCCAAAGCCTCGAAAATGTCGGCAATGGTCAGGTTCATGCTTCGAAGCTTATCGGGGTTAATGGAAATTTCGTATTGTTTTCCGCGCCCTCCAAAGGAATTTACTTCAACCACCCCCGGAACCATTGCCATCTGGCGTTTTACAATCCATTCCTGCATGGTGCGTAGTTCCATGTCGTTATACACCGTATCGTAACCGGGCTGAACTTCAAGCGTGTACTGGTAAATTTCACCCAATCCGGTACTGATTGGCGCCATAAACGGGTCGGCAAAACCCTCCGGGATTTTTTCCTTAATTTCTGCCAGCGCTTCGCTTACCAATTGCCGGGGAAGGTAGGTTCCCATATTATCCTCGAAAACTATTGTTACCACTGACAGCCCAAACCGGGAAACCGAACGAATTTCGATAACCCCCGGCAGGTTGGCCACCGATAGTTCCACCTGGTAGGTTACAAACTGCTCAATGTCTTCGGTGCCCAGGTTGGGCGCGGTGGTAATCACCTGCACCTGGTTGTTGGTAATGTCGGGCACGGCATCCAATGGCACTTTGGTCATTGACCAGATACCCCCGATAATAAGCCCAATGGTCATCAAACCAATGAGGGCTTTGTTTTTGATTGAAAAAGCTATGATTTTGTTTATCATTTGATTTCTTTTAATTATTAATGTGAATCCTGTACAGCATTTTTTTCTATGCGTTCAAATTTAATACGTTCGCAGTATCATGGCAATGCAAGGATGTCTAAGTCAACTGCTCAATATTTAAGAAAGAAAAATGAATTATATTTTGGGTGGTTGCCAGATAGATGCAACGGGACTTGAAATTGCAGGTTCTTTCAATTTAAAATCTATAGTAATTTCAACTAAATTGATAAAGGAAATACTAAAAAATGAAGGAAATGAAAGTGTTTGGCAACAATGACAAAAACAAAACGGGGAACATAAATCAACTTCGTTTGATTGATTCGGGCTTTGTTCTGATAATTCAATAGAAACAGAATTTGTATTGGCAGCATGTACATCATTGCATGGTATGGCTGTTAAAACCATTACGTACATTGATAATATTACTGCTACATATTTCATTTAAAATTCATGTATTTTCTGAATTACAACGGCAAAGATACCCCAAAGTTCATGCAACCCGGTTGCAAAGTTATTGTTTGCAATTTGAACAAACACCTTTCACCACCATATTCACGCTTTCGAGTGAAAAGTTATTGGGGAGGTTTATTTTTGGAACAGGAATATCGTTTAAACAAAATGTTTGATTGCAATTTGAGCAAAGGAAATGGACATGCAGGTCTTCGGGTTGGCAATCGCAAGCTTCCTGGCACAAAGCATATTTTACCGAACCCGAACCATCCTCAATCGCATGAATCAGTTTATTCTCCTGAAATGTTTTAAGCGTACGATACAACGTTGCCTTATCCGCTTTTTCAAATTTTTGTTCCAATTCCGGCAGACTGATAGCTGTTTTTTGTTCGGTCAAAACCTGTAAAACCAATTCGCGCATGGCGGTTGGTTTGATGTTTTTGGATTTGAGTTTGTTGTCTATGTCCTTTTTCATTATACTAACTTTAACAATCTCGGTTTGTTCAAAGCTTAAATGTAACAATTATGCACCTGTGCGTAGGCAGAATTGCAGCTCTTTTTCAAGCCTTTGGTTTGGGCGTTGGCTTGTGGGGGCTTGGAAATGTGCTGCAAGGTGGATGGGGTTTCTTTTTTGCGGAGGAAGAAAAAAACAAAATAAATTTCCATCAAATTTGCACTGTCTTATCATAAAGCTAAATCCACTGATATATCATTTTTTATAATTATCATTTCAGGTTGTCGTTGTGTCTTTTTCACTTGCCCCTAACGGTTTGGCGGTATGTTTTTGTTGCCGATTTCGAAGCACTTCACTGTCAAGTTACACGAAAGTTTATTAGATGCAGAAACGCTGAAACCCGCACTGTCTCGGCAATAAAATATACCGCCTGTTACCGCCAGGTGTTCTGTCTTCCAGTCTTGTAAACCATTGTCATTATTGAATTTCCGTATCATTGTTATTTTACTTTCTTCATTTTCTGTCGGCTTGTGTGTTAGCGTTTTTTATTTTTTTAAAGTGTCGGCAAATTTTTTAAATCAATTTCTTTCTGTACGTTGGCTTTGCAAGCTCTTTGACAAAGCTTTGGTTGGAGCGTTGGCTCGTGGGGCTTTGGCAATGTGCTTGCAAATGTGTGAGCTTATACATATTAATATCAAAATAAATCTTCCGTTTCTGCTTGTTCGAATACTTTGAAGGAACTTTCATAAAAATCCCGAAAATTTGCAATCATTTTATCTAATTCTATGTCATTTGAACTCAAAAGGAATAAATTCTTGTGTCCAATTACTATGCGTTTCTTTTTGGCTCTTGTGATAGCTACATTGAAACGGTTTGGATTAAAAAAGAATGTAGCCCGTTGCATTGCTTTTATTGGATCAGATGTAGCCAGTGAAAATATTACAATATCACGTTCCTGACCCTGAATCCGTTCAACCGTATCTAAAAACAATTTCTCCTTGAAATCGCTGTAATTATTAAGCTTAGCCAATGCCTTTTTAATTTGTCTTACCTGGGCTCTGAATGGTGTTAGAATTGCAATATTTTCAGGATCAATTTCTTTTTTAAAATATTCCTCAATAAATTCAGCAATAATTTCAGCTTCATATTCAGACCGAGATTCATTGCTCTCATGATAATGACAGAAAAGCACTTCAGGCTTATCTGCAGAAAGTATTTCGTTGTGCTTTTCAAAATTATAAGGAATATCAATTAACCACGTTTCATTTTTTGTGTCTGGTTTCAATCTACCATTATAAAATTGTTTCGAGGGGAATTCATTTATCCATTTATTCATTCTGTATGTAATATCAAGCATTATTCCTGAATGGAACTGATGCAAGTGTTCAAAAATTGATTTCTGAAAAACTACATCCGTATGGTTTTCTGCTATAATTGGGGGTAATTGTTTATGGTCACCAATAAAAATAAATTTTGAGCCTTTTACCATCGCTGCGATAGCCAATGGTATACTTAATTGCCCGGCTTCGTCAAAAATAATTACATCCCAATCCATAAACTCAAGTTTACGGGTATGAGGCGAATAGCAAGTTGCACCAACAACAATACCTCGGCTATTATTGTCATAAGCTGTATTTCTGAAATCTGGAGTATTCCTGGCTGTAGAACCATCGTAATTCAGTCCTTCTTTCTGATTGCTTTTGCCAACCTTTATAATATGTTGATATTGCGAGAGTGTTGAGCATTTTTGAAGTGCGTTATTAATAGCTGTATGGGTGGGGGCAGTGATCAGTACTTTTTTCCCTTCGATTGCAAATTGATGGGCTAAATGCGCAAGTAACCATGTTTTCCCGGAACCAGGGGGACCTTGTATAAGATAATAATTATTGGTTGCATAGGCATATGCAAAAGCTTCTTTCTGAGTATCATTAAGATTTGTATTAGATGCCAATTTTCGTCCAGCTTGTAATTGATTAGATGGAATATTAGGTGTTATACTACCTTCAAAAATTCCGTTTATTAATTTATACTTTGATGTGTCTGTTTGGAGTATAAAAGTTGATTTTTTTACAATGTGCCGGATATCAACAGCTGCAGCATCTATTTGCCAACCATTTTTGTTATTTAGCGATTGAGGAATGCTTTTGGACCCAAATCCTACTTCAAGAATCATTTCATTGTCATTATCTTCCAGGACATCTAATTCAAAAAACTTTCCGTGACCACTTAAAATAACAGGCGATGTTTCACGAAACTTTGACCTGTTATCTTCACATTTTATTTTAACTTTAGTAAAAACAATATTCCCATCATAGTTAAAATCAGGAAAAAATTCAGCAAATACATTTTCAATGGTATCACCTTTTTTTACCCTGTCTGCAATGGGTGTTTTTAATGTTTCGGCAACCTCCTGGTTTTTCCAGTCGTATTCAACATCTATTGCCCGGTTTAGTCTTTCAATTAAATTTGGCATATCTTTAAAATAAATCTGTTGGTACTGATTTAACTTTTAGAGGGTTCAGAAGATATCCATTTTTCTCTTTTATAAAATCGATTAATTTCTTAAAAGTTTTGTCCTTAATTAGAACATCTTCAGAACCTATAAGTATTAGATGATCTTTTGCTCTTGTGATTGCAACATTTAATTTGCGATCAACTCCTTCGTCATTAAGTGATTGTATAGCTCCTAACTGTGTTGTGCTTTTTACAGCGAATGAAACAATAATGATTTTTCTTTCACTACCTTGAAATCTTTCTACAGTATCAATTGTAATATCCTGTAATTTATTATCAAGATGGTTTCGGATGTTTGCAATTTGTGCTCTAAATGGAGTTATTACACCAACAGTTTCATTGGGATTAAAGTCATCCCCAAAAACTGTTGCAATGTGTTTCACTGTTTCTGCAACAAGTTTTGCTTCCTCATCATTAATTTTAGATCTTAAGTCAACTTTTGATGGAACAAATACGACTCTTGATTTAGTTAGTAAAATATTTATTGGATTATTGTTATAGCTTTCATAATTAGGAATCTTTTCTCTCTGAGAATCTTCGCTCTCCTCTAATTTATTCTTATAAAATTCTTTTTTAGGGAATTCAGCAATATCAGCATGCATCCTATACTGAAATTTTAGCGTGTCAAAACAATCATCCCATGATTTTTTTATTGCATTTTTCTTCAGACGGTAAAATAATGATTCTCGGAAATTTTTTAATGATAAGTCATTGAGTATGGCATCATCACACTTGCTATCATTTTCACTTTGTACTACAACTGCTGGTAGTTGGTTTTCGTCCCCGATAAATATCCATTTCTTAAAGTACTTCAAGAAACCAATAATCTGTGGCTCGATAACTTGAGATGCTTCGTCAATTATAAGCGTTTCAAATTTTTTGAATTTTAAAATGTCGAGGCTGTTTGCAAAAGTTGAAATTGTGGACACGAATACATTATTACTCTGAACAACTTCGTTAAGTTCATCGAGCTTTAAGCGCCCTGCTAAGTCTGACCAATAATATGGTTTATCACCTTTACCTAAGCGAATGCAATTAATATTAAGGCTTTGTAACTTTTCACATATTTCATCAACAGCCCGGTTAGTAAAAGCAACAACCATAATATCATTTTCAGGTTTTGCTAAGTTTCTGACTATTTCCACCAAAACCTTGGAGGTTTTCCCAGTGCCCGGAGGTCCTTGAATTAAGTAATAATCTTTAGCTCTTACAGCATTCTTTACATTTTCAAATTGTATCTCGTCTAATCCATTATTAGGTATTTCAATTGAGCTGTCAAACTCAGGTCGTGATAAACCCAGTACGAGGTCAATCACTCTTTTTTCCGATTTAACAAATTCATAAAGTTGCTGCAATAATTGCTTATATCCTGTTTCTCTGAAATCTCTGTCAAGTGCCCAATATTCAGATTTTGCAAAATAGTTTTTATTTAGTTGTTTGTTAATTAAGCTTATTTCAATAGAATTCATGTCTACCGAAACCACATAACATTTAAGTATCTGGGATTTTAAAGGGTGTATTTCATCGGGATTGGGAGTTGGATATAAGATTGCCGTATCACCTACCCTGAATGAACTAACATTAACGACACTCGAGAAAATATTTTTGTCGAGAGATAATTTAATATGAAAATCATCCGAAATTTCTTTGACTTTTAAGTAAATTAAAACATCATAATTTTCTATCTTATCTGACTTGGATGCCTTCCATAATTCAGCGTAACCATTAGACTTATTATAAGAATCATTACTACCAATTTTTGCAACTTGTAATTCTCTGTAAATAAACCTTAAGAAGCCCAAGAAATATGCTTTAAGGGTTTCATCCAGATTTTCAATAGTACTTTTAAATTCAACTACCAAATCTTCAAGAAACTTTGGATAGGGGCCAAAGGATTCTGAAAGGATTTCAAAAAATGGTTCGTAAATACCTCTTGCAAGTTTAAGCTCGCTAGAAACAATTCGGTTACGAAGCATTAACAATTCCTGCTTAGACAAATATTTTTCACCAGCATCAACATTTCTTAAAGGTTTCTCCTCAATTGGTGCACTGGAATATAAAATCGAATTGTATCCAATACGGTCTGGATATGTTGATGAAATCAGTAAGTCATAACACATCGTTTGAGCTTCATGGTTTAGGTATAAGCCGATATTTGTATCTGGATAATTTTTCGATGATTTAAGTTCAATAATATCTTTTCGATTACTATCGCTTCCATAATCAATGAGCATGTCAAGTCTTCCTTGTAGACCATATTTATTGGAAACAAATGTTGGCTCGAGTATGATCTCCTTACCTTTATAACTGTGAATAACTTGCTTTAACTGTTTTTCATGCTCATTTGCCTCAATATAGATTGCTTGAATTTTTGACCGGTCATAAAAACCTTTCTCATTGGCAATACATAACATTCCAAAAGAATTCTCTCGCATTACAGATTCAAAAGATGATTTGTAATTGTAGTTCTCATCCGTCACAATATCATCCAACATTTTACCTACAATATTTCCAACCATAATTCTATCGGTAATTTCACCTTTGGTGAAACGATTAAGAATGTAGAGTAGAGGATTATCTTCGTATTTTCCAAATGATTTATTATTGAATTGTCTGCATT is a window encoding:
- a CDS encoding DEAD/DEAH box helicase, with the protein product MPNLIERLNRAIDVEYDWKNQEVAETLKTPIADRVKKGDTIENVFAEFFPDFNYDGNIVFTKVKIKCEDNRSKFRETSPVILSGHGKFFELDVLEDNDNEMILEVGFGSKSIPQSLNNKNGWQIDAAAVDIRHIVKKSTFILQTDTSKYKLINGIFEGSITPNIPSNQLQAGRKLASNTNLNDTQKEAFAYAYATNNYYLIQGPPGSGKTWLLAHLAHQFAIEGKKVLITAPTHTAINNALQKCSTLSQYQHIIKVGKSNQKEGLNYDGSTARNTPDFRNTAYDNNSRGIVVGATCYSPHTRKLEFMDWDVIIFDEAGQLSIPLAIAAMVKGSKFIFIGDHKQLPPIIAENHTDVVFQKSIFEHLHQFHSGIMLDITYRMNKWINEFPSKQFYNGRLKPDTKNETWLIDIPYNFEKHNEILSADKPEVLFCHYHESNESRSEYEAEIIAEFIEEYFKKEIDPENIAILTPFRAQVRQIKKALAKLNNYSDFKEKLFLDTVERIQGQERDIVIFSLATSDPIKAMQRATFFFNPNRFNVAITRAKKKRIVIGHKNLFLLSSNDIELDKMIANFRDFYESSFKVFEQAETEDLF
- a CDS encoding CusA/CzcA family heavy metal efflux RND transporter — its product is MINKIIAFSIKNKALIGLMTIGLIIGGIWSMTKVPLDAVPDITNNQVQVITTAPNLGTEDIEQFVTYQVELSVANLPGVIEIRSVSRFGLSVVTIVFEDNMGTYLPRQLVSEALAEIKEKIPEGFADPFMAPISTGLGEIYQYTLEVQPGYDTVYNDMELRTMQEWIVKRQMAMVPGVVEVNSFGGRGKQYEISINPDKLRSMNLTIADIFEALEDNNQNTGGAYIEKNFQANFIRGEGLMRSIDDIRNTPVANVNGQPVFIRDVAKVKHGSFVRYGAFTKDGKGEAVGGIVMMLKGENSNDVIKDVKERMALIQKSLPEGVEIKPFLDRSKLIKSTTSTVAENLSIGALIVIFVLVIFLGNLRGGLLVASTIPLALLFAFIMMKVFGVWANLMSLGAIDFGILVDGAVIIVESMIFYLHRNEFIGKKIGLPRRNEIAYNSASKMMNSAFFGQLIILIVFIPVLALQGVEGKMFKPMAMTFGFAVLGVMVLCLTYIPMMAALFLRPPKTDKKTWGERFIEKLENLYEPVIGWALHKGRLVLGIALILLVSGGFLFSRMGAEFIPQLDEGDFAFQAFLKPGTSLSEVKDASTRLEQIVLENFPDEVESVQSRIGVADIPMDPMPMDIADIFVILKPQDKWTKAESKQELIDKVKEKVSVLPGINYEFTQPIEMRFNELLTGIRQDVAIKLYGDDLDMLADKADEISDLIAGIEGIEGISAERTSGLPQITVNYNRTKLGQYGLKIKDLNTVVETAFSGGVAGVIYEGERMFDLVVRLDEEHRQSIDDLRNLFVNTPTGNQVPLKEVAEISYQPGPMQISRDNTNRRTYVGINVEGRDVKSLVEEIQQTLDEELELPSGYYIRYGGAFENLERATQRLSLVVPLALALIFMLVFFATKSFKQTLMIYMAIPLAAVGGILSLYLRGMPFSISAGVGFIVLFGVAVLNGLVLISGFNELKEEGKLSLGDIIKKGSIRRVRPIFLTASTDILGFLPMAISTSAGAEVQRPLATVVIGGMLTSTLLTLVVLPVLYKMVESGKTKLKAPKLNTTVITLLFIFGGLGISGSLKAQENNVTLEQAIERAKENYPSLKAASLNVEKQKALKATAYDLGSTSIYTGKEETGNGEVGIQTQIGLAQSEIDLFGIPAKNKLNESRINLAESRLELTEDELVRNVSLAWYRALVAKKQTQLYNRLDSVYADFLRAAGLRFETQQTSKVAYLAASAKYQELMVNMKQAESEYMASLQLLNQYLMYPDGVEIADAGQEWDETIQTSYPLDSLNAVPLLNLYKQQLDVSEAEWKAEKANFLPKLDLGYSRQSVDGTSGYYGWEAGISIPLLFFSQSGKTKAARINYEMTGQQFKQRALELNASYKELLSRYRVMGEVLEYYKNEALPLADEQIEAANLGYRLGSLGYIEFIQNTESAIKTRQEYLSRLAEYFEIKEQLEFITGQ
- a CDS encoding AAA domain-containing protein codes for the protein MKNIDKQIGILLFERIQETIENKTLNPKEKIPKYRSILDDLFKALTVDANQYISGLNARSIFIFNEYETPKNIVDNTHTLRKFANQVVHETEFQPTELDDKKCVYQLAEVISYFSNITIPSKIQEYYQLFIDEIKKKTAFKRPILPTYDFYAVVEDVFIPFGEIEGKFCVLTCNTDSLGVIKLKLWNNKNENGFGSDLSVFGKIVEPYQNIYVTNVKKYKDKEDEFYTTDKSYVVLEPDYLIDAKELSECRQFNNKSFGKYEDNPLLYILNRFTKGEITDRIMVGNIVGKMLDDIVTDENYNYKSSFESVMRENSFGMLCIANEKGFYDRSKIQAIYIEANEHEKQLKQVIHSYKGKEIILEPTFVSNKYGLQGRLDMLIDYGSDSNRKDIIELKSSKNYPDTNIGLYLNHEAQTMCYDLLISSTYPDRIGYNSILYSSAPIEEKPLRNVDAGEKYLSKQELLMLRNRIVSSELKLARGIYEPFFEILSESFGPYPKFLEDLVVEFKSTIENLDETLKAYFLGFLRFIYRELQVAKIGSNDSYNKSNGYAELWKASKSDKIENYDVLIYLKVKEISDDFHIKLSLDKNIFSSVVNVSSFRVGDTAILYPTPNPDEIHPLKSQILKCYVVSVDMNSIEISLINKQLNKNYFAKSEYWALDRDFRETGYKQLLQQLYEFVKSEKRVIDLVLGLSRPEFDSSIEIPNNGLDEIQFENVKNAVRAKDYYLIQGPPGTGKTSKVLVEIVRNLAKPENDIMVVAFTNRAVDEICEKLQSLNINCIRLGKGDKPYYWSDLAGRLKLDELNEVVQSNNVFVSTISTFANSLDILKFKKFETLIIDEASQVIEPQIIGFLKYFKKWIFIGDENQLPAVVVQSENDSKCDDAILNDLSLKNFRESLFYRLKKNAIKKSWDDCFDTLKFQYRMHADIAEFPKKEFYKNKLEESEDSQREKIPNYESYNNNPINILLTKSRVVFVPSKVDLRSKINDEEAKLVAETVKHIATVFGDDFNPNETVGVITPFRAQIANIRNHLDNKLQDITIDTVERFQGSERKIIIVSFAVKSTTQLGAIQSLNDEGVDRKLNVAITRAKDHLILIGSEDVLIKDKTFKKLIDFIKEKNGYLLNPLKVKSVPTDLF
- a CDS encoding DUF6660 family protein, which translates into the protein MKYVAVILSMYVMVLTAIPCNDVHAANTNSVSIELSEQSPNQSNEVDLCSPFCFCHCCQTLSFPSFFSISFINLVEITIDFKLKEPAISSPVASIWQPPKI
- a CDS encoding Fur family transcriptional regulator, translated to MKKDIDNKLKSKNIKPTAMRELVLQVLTEQKTAISLPELEQKFEKADKATLYRTLKTFQENKLIHAIEDGSGSVKYALCQEACDCQPEDLHVHFLCSNCNQTFCLNDIPVPKINLPNNFSLESVNMVVKGVCSNCKQ